Genomic window (Bacteroidales bacterium):
ACTGCCTTTGTCATAGCTTTCGTTGCAAACCAGCTTATTCCCGGATTCACGCTGGCCCTGGGCTTCCTGCTGGGCGGTATCATTTCACCTCCTGATGCCGTTTCAGCCACATCCATCATGCGCCAGGTAAATGTTCCGAAAACGCTTGTCAGTGTAGCAGAAGGAGAAAGTCTTTTAAATGACGCCTCATCATTAATTATTTTCCGTTTTGCGCTTGCAACTATCATTACAGGACAATTCAGCCTTCAGCAGGCCACCCTTAGTTTTATTCTTGTCATCATTATGGGAATACTGATTGGTGTTGCCATTGCTGGTATTTTCTATGCCATACACAGGTGGCTGCCCACCACATCCAGTATTGAAATAGCACTCACCCTGGTAACACCCTATTGTATGTACTATGTTGCAGAGCATTTCCACTTTTCAGGAGTGCTGGCTGTGGTGAGCGGGGGACTTTTCCTTTCGAGCAGGCGAAATGACATACTCACCTATGAAAGCCGGGTGCAGGGATTCAATGTTTGGACAAACCTCGTCTTTGTATTGAACGGATTGGTTTTTATGCTCATCGGACTTCAGTTGCCTTCAATAGTCAGGCAACTCGGCGATTTTACCCTCATCAATGCTATCGAATACGGATTGGTTATTTCATTGGTACTCATTCTTACCCGCTTGCTGTGCACGCTGGGCGCATCCGTATTTACCCGGTTCATAAGCCGGTTTATCACAGTCGCTGATGACAACCCGGGATGGCGTTCACCGCTCATCCTCGGATGGGCGGGAATGCGCGGCGTGGTTTCACTTGCCGCCGCACTTTCCATTCCCCTAATGATTGACGGCAATCCATTTCCCCACCGGAATCTGATCCTTTTTATCACGTTTATTGTAATCCTGGTTACGCTGGTTTTCCAGGGACTCACACTTCCCTGGCTTATTCGTAAGATTAAGCCGGGTATAGACCATGAATCTCTGCCGCAACAAAAAGCAGAAATTTATATTCAAAGGAAAATAACCGAAGACT
Coding sequences:
- a CDS encoding cation:proton antiporter; translated protein: TAFVIAFVANQLIPGFTLALGFLLGGIISPPDAVSATSIMRQVNVPKTLVSVAEGESLLNDASSLIIFRFALATIITGQFSLQQATLSFILVIIMGILIGVAIAGIFYAIHRWLPTTSSIEIALTLVTPYCMYYVAEHFHFSGVLAVVSGGLFLSSRRNDILTYESRVQGFNVWTNLVFVLNGLVFMLIGLQLPSIVRQLGDFTLINAIEYGLVISLVLILTRLLCTLGASVFTRFISRFITVADDNPGWRSPLILGWAGMRGVVSLAAALSIPLMIDGNPFPHRNLILFITFIVILVTLVFQGLTLPWLIRKIKPGIDHESLPQQKAEIYIQRKITEDSIRYLNEKYTRQRHLNDHLKNLYEKLQTDRDFFRNEIKEAENTKDHTLTEFQAIYLDLLQHQRNILNDMNQIADCDEELIRKYQALIDLEEMHVRERMVGEEE